A stretch of candidate division WOR-3 bacterium DNA encodes these proteins:
- the groES gene encoding co-chaperone GroES: MSKKSNKFPIKPLSDRVVIKRIEEEEEKSPGGIIIPDTAKEKPQKGEVMAVGPGRLDDNGNRLPMEVKVGDKVLFSKYAGTEVKIQGDEYLIMREDDILAIIEKNE, translated from the coding sequence ATGTCCAAAAAATCTAATAAATTTCCAATAAAACCACTTTCAGATAGGGTTGTTATTAAAAGAATTGAGGAAGAAGAAGAAAAATCTCCTGGTGGTATAATTATACCTGATACAGCAAAAGAAAAACCACAGAAAGGTGAGGTTATGGCAGTAGGTCCAGGAAGGCTTGATGATAATGGAAATAGGCTTCCAATGGAGGTTAAAGTAGGAGATAAGGTTTTATTTTCTAAATATGCAGGAACAGAAGTAAAAATTCAGGGAGATGAATATTTAATTATGAGAGAGGATGATATCCTTGCAATAATTGAAAAAAATGAATAA